Below is a window of Humulus lupulus chromosome 2, drHumLupu1.1, whole genome shotgun sequence DNA.
ttttgTCAAAGTTTTGACAAATCCAATTTTGATTAatgtttttttaactaaaattataaataattcaccgaactaacaatttagaacaaaaCACAATCAATTTACCTAACAATTGTGTTGTcgtattcaattttttctttattaaaatttgacttaatagtcaatttaaattattttataaaacatatggACTAAAAAAATAGTTTGTCAAAATACAGTATGGGAAAAAAACacaatatccaaaaaaaaatataaactttattttttataattttctttagttttcttctAATAATATAATGCATTTGTTCCCTCAAATTTTTGGCCATCCGTATATTAACAATCTGCCTCCATTCCTGTTTGGGAgatcatatttttgtataaaaacttgtagttaaaaaaaattactctAAGGACTAAAAAAAAGTTATAAAAACGCAAAAGTAGACATTTCCCAACAAAAAAAAGGTGTACAAATTATTGGAAGCAAGTGTGCATGAAAACAGGGGAGGAGTGAAGAAGAACAAGAATCCAAATCCACTGTTGTGTGATATATACGTATGGGCTCCGGGCTCTATGTGTTTAAAACAAACTATTGGTTTATTGAATTTTGGAAGAGTTATAGGGTGGTGATAGTGAGGTGAGGTCCCCTATTGTAGGTGCGTGAAAATCCACAAAATTAAACCAAAGCAACACAAAGAGAAGCATGTGGACCCAATTCTACTCTTAAAAAGCTACTAAGAACAACGAAGTGTCTTTGTCTATATAACCTTCCTTGGCTCTATCCCTATCTCGTAAATACAGAGGATATCCTCTTGTGTCTTTTCTGCACTACCAGCAGCCCTTTATATAGAATCAATCTCTCTTTGCCCGCcaacttaaaaaaaacaaaaaacaaacacTCTTCCTTCCTTCTAATCTACTCATTTAGAtctgatcttcttcttcttcttctttgcttCTTCCTTGTCCTTTCACATTCTTTGTTGTCGTTTTCTTCTCTGCTTGTTTTGAATGGCCTCTGCCATTCTCTAAACTACAAGTAGTAGAGAGGTTATGGATAAAATAAGGAGGGAAAAAACTGCTGCTGCAATGGGGAGTGGGAGTGTTAGTGGTAGAGGCAAGGTTGTTTTGAGGGTTTTTGTTGGAGCTCTTTTTCTTCTTGGTACGTTTTGGTTTCTCTTAGTTGGGATTATATCAAATCATCATGTTCATGCCACCAAAACGGTGAGCATTGGAAGTGTTTCATCTTCAACTGAAATGTTAAAGCATTGGAAGTGGAATGGAAGAGACAGAACCTCTCTTCATTGGGACACTAATCTCATTTACGTCAGCAAGAGAAGAGTGCCTAATGGTCCTGATCCCATTCATAACAGGTACATTTCGTTTCTCTTTATATATTGGCTTATGTTATGAAGTGAAAtatgtttttgtatgtttttttatgCAACTGAAACTCTAGAAGTGTATGCATATTTTAACAGGAGACAAAAAGCGATTTTGTTAGTTTCTGTTTTATTTTACTCATTCTCTAGATTTGGTTGATCAGATTGTGACACTGAATTTCATTCTTGTAAGCTGTACAGTTCTTTTATTATGCATATGCATCTTCTTCTTAATGGAAcaacattcttttttttttcttttttttttttttttgtgggggtgAAGGGAGACAATGAAAATTACTCGTGTATTCTTTTTCTACGTTCCATATTATTAGTGCCatgaaaaaattaatataataaagaagattaggaagaaaaaaaaaagggtaaaAAATTATGTAGCTTGGGTGGTGTTTCATAATAAGTGAGAAAACATCATGAACTCTTTATCAAAAGCCTCTTTATATTATCTAACTTTCTCTTATTTTGATAAAAACACACGAAAAATATACCTTGGGAGAAAGAATTGTACAACTTTAATTAGGGAAAGGAACTTGTATGTTATATTGCAGACTCTGCCCTTTCCTGGTAATTCAAAACATTTTCATATATAGTTTAGCTCAGATCAATTGTGTATAGCTACTTCGAAATAAGAGACTTTTACTTCACATAATTTTTGTATAGCTTAATCTCTGATGATGATATTGTTATTCCAGGAGAGTAGTGACGACTAGACAACCACCTGGCCGAGTCTAAAATGCCAGGCACTTACATGTTGAAGCATCAAAACTTTTGTGATAAACAATCAAGAATTATAAGAAGAGTGGAAGCTGGGATCTTCTCCACTTTATGAGTTTTCATTTGGGTTCTGagtgaaaatatatttcaatacttataatatataattttatatatatatatatgcaattatAGTTTTAGTAAGTAATCTATTGTGCGAGTTTTAGGATGATGTAGAGGTTTTAGTGGAGTGATTACTTAATGAAAATCAAAGCTTattgttattataattatatttgttACAGTGAGTACCGGTGAGTGCATGAATTGTAGAAACTCATTGTAAAGGGGCCGAGTGTCTCTGATTCTCTGAGACAAAATAATAAACACACACATTCAAAGAGCCTTAAGATATGAAAAAGATAATTACTTCTGACATTTGCCTAGTCTCTCATGGTggatatggattttttttttttttttgcttttgtaCGGGGAAAGTTAATAAATGAATACATTGAATTGAATCACTACCAGAGTAAAAGGTAATTGACTGCATATGCATAAATGGATTATGGTAatggtgtgtgtgtgtgtgcatgtatATGAATCATTTTGTGGCTTTTTTATTGTGTGGATCGTCCTCTAAACTAAAGCAACTTACCATCAATTAAAGTTGCTCTTTTACCGAAACCAAATTTCCTTGATTGGTGTCTGCCCTCGTTGAATAGCAAAACCTGGCCAATTTATTGCACTTTCTAGTTTAAGTAGAGCAATAAATAATTAGACAAAAATGGAAAACAATTAATTTGTTCTCTTTGTCATTTTTGCATGAATCTTGGCTTTATCTATTTGAGAATATGGTAAAATCTTAGGAAGTTGTTTTAAATATACATAACAAATTTACCTTTGGAATTAAAACATGAACATTTGAAGATAAGATggtaattataattaaattagtaCAAAGTGAAAAAACAAAGTAAAGGAGGCTCCTCCCTGACCGTTGctttttcttttgcttttatctatttatttttcatttaaagaatttttatttatttggtttggttttttTATGTGGTTTGATTTTGAATGGTTCGAGAAGGAAAGACTCGGTCCAAAGTAATGAGAGATTCAAAACTAGTCTTTTTTGTTCCATGGGTGTGACAGATTCCCAACCGTGCAGTTTCGTGATTGAAAACAAGTACAAAAACTCTTACTCTTcccaaaaaggaagaaaagaaaaacagagaACATAAGCAAAATGTTAGGTTAGATTAGATTATCCACAAACATATTGTTATGTTTTGTGTTAATTATACTATGTAAAATTTGTTTCGTTTTGAATTTAACTTTTTGGGTTACATAGTCTTAGGAGTTCTACCATAAACGATGTATTGAGTTTTTTATTGTTAAGCAGTTAAGTTTCCGAGTTTCAAAATCACAAAAACAGTAGCATCATTCTAGTAAAAAAATTTAATGGACagttttgatatttttctatatattatactctaaaaataaaattttcatgacaaaataaataagaaaGACTTAACTAAATTGCCAACTGAGAAAAAACTCTCAGTATATTTATGCtaaaacccgtgttattatacatAATATAATGTCGGCCATAGAAACACCAGCCTTCCCACTAAACTCGATTAGAATAAATTATCAAAAAACACTAAGTAATAACCAGCCACTATTAACACTAAGTGCTCAGTGGCTTACTCTATTATTACAGGTATGGCTTTGTATGTAGCACTATCTCTACTTTTCCCCACAATTACTTACCACACTAAaatctatatataatatttgtatatatatatatgcttctGATACTTTAttcataatattattattatataattttactGTACTGAATTCAAACACTTTATATATGATTTTACTTTTCTTCTGATTTGTTTTATCCACACTGATTTCTTCCATTTACACAagctttatttatttgtttatttttatctCAAATCAATAATTCAGGTGTGTTTCATGCGTTTATCACGTGCTATGGTCTATCAAAttgaaaaaacaaaaaagagAGGTTATAGCAAGACATGTTTGGTCATTCTTCAAATGCCAAGAAATTTCTAATGACAGACTTTCAACTTCAAATGATGGTAACCAGTTTTTGACCATACAACATCTGAACATCATTATGACTTTTGCttatcattttaaataaataaatacaaaaccACCATAACAGTGACAAGATTCAAATGTTGTTTGGAAATGTATGTAATTAAACTAAATGCAAAGAAGCATGAAAGGTCTTGGATATGAACTTCTGTAGCATGCGAAGACTGAAATGGGAAACTTACCAACCAGTGAAGAATAATTTCTAATAAAAAAACACAATGATGTTCAAATACAATTGGAAAGTGATTCTATTCGATCTTAGTTTCGAAAAGTATAAACCATCCTGATTTTTTGCAACTATTTCCTCGTTGAAATGTCAGAAAAGACTAATCAATCTGAACAATAGGGGAAAAAAATCCTAAAGGTGATAAGATATCATAATGTGATTACCACAGGTGATATGATATCACTTTCAGAGATAGAACTAGCAAATACATTTTTGACTAGATTAAGAATTACTATGTTAAGAGGTTTTTCATGGtttattatttgatttaaaaattACAATGTTAACAAAATAGGAAAATAAATATGAATGGTGTTTTATTGTTTAGTTGAAAACTCAAAATCTTGTGAAATGGAATGAATAAATATTGTGTTGAAACGAGTACTCTTTACTTTTAGATGTCTTGATAGGGGACGGAAAAAGGGATTAAAATGCTATTCCTCATGTGGTGGATGAAATTGTATTTGGAAAAGCATGGTGAATCCTTTGCTTAATTTAGCAGGAATGAAAAGCATCTTTCTTCATAACCAAAAGTGTGCATGTTATTAAACATGCCTGGCTGACCGAGGAAAGTTGCTTCACAAATGTTGTTGTTAGTCATATTTGCAAGGGATGTGACATACAAAACTTCGTATTGGCCCCGTTTGGCaaaatttatgattttagttataGCTAAAGACATAAAATAAGTAGAAACTTtagcttattattttttttttgtttagataCCTAATATACAAATatctttttttaatgaaaaattctttttaacAGGGCTTTTGTTCTTACTAGTCAAATTTCTTAGTTTTTGATGCTTCACTAGGTAGTATTTTTTACAAAGGAGATACAAAAATTGGGAATAAGTGTTTCCAACTTTTAATACCTATTTGTGTTTGCTGATCTGAGTAGTTCTTTTAGAGGGCCTTGGTTCAATCATCAATGTCCTTCCTTGCTAGGATTCTATTTTCATCTATTCAATAAATTCTCACCAAGTGAGATTTCTTTTGAAAATTGCTAAAGATCAAGATTTATTACTTCTTAATTGTATTACTCGTTCTAGTCACTGATCTGGTGAATCATACAGAGTAGTAAATAGTTATGGAGTAACGAGAATCATTGATTGAATTGACCAGATTATTTCAACACTAGCTAGTAGGCTCAAAACTTATCAGCCCTTTAGTAGATGAGATGAGATGAGTTATATATTGCtgtataacaataataattaaaatcattTCAGTTATAAAGGTCCCCAAGTGATGCGAGATATTGTTTGTCACCTACAAACATTGTATTTCTGCACTAAATTGACATTTGTACTCTCAAGTGTTGAATTTCTAAAGCTAAACAAAAAGGAATGCATATTACAAACTTTATCAAGCCTCATTGGGCGCTGTATTTTTATATGATAGCAAACAATAATTTCTTTACCACAGGACCCCATGTTCAGATTGTTTATTGTATTATACAGCTAGAGTAACAAATGAAAATCAGCTAAAATGGACACCAAACCATTTACATACAGGGCCTTGAGAACTTACCTCAAGATGAAAGTCTCTAACCATTTGCATGCTTTTTCCATCTCCTCTCCATTAATCATTCTCTTGCTTGCCAAAAATAAGTGGAAATTCATCATCTTGTTCGGAGAGACCACGATCTTTATTCATACTCTTCAACGATTGGTAAACCTGGTACATAGACCACCTGTCTTTGGGCCGAGAAACCACACAATTACAAGCGATCTTCAGGAACTGCATGATTTCCTCTTCATAGCCTTTTCCAAGAAGAGTCTTATCAGTGACATCCTTGATTCTACCAGAACTAGTTAGCTGATTTACCCAGTCCACTAGTTTACCTTTATAACTTTCGTCACCAGTGTTGACCTCAAGAGGTTTTTGCCCTGTAACCAGCTCTAGAAGTACAACCCCAAAACCATAAGCATCTCCCTTCAATGAAGCAACCATAGTACTGGGGTATTCTGGAGCCACATAACCAAGCTCTCCCAAGTCTCCGTTAACGAAACTACTCTCATGAGAGTCAGAAGTCATAAGCCTTGCCAATCCAAAATCCATTATCCTAGAATCAAAGTCCTCGTCGATTAAAATCACATTCGAGCATATGTTCTGGTGGATGATTGGAGGGTGACAGCCATGGTGAAGCCAAGCAAGACCTCTAGCAGCTCCCAAGGCAATCCTGAATCTAGTTGGCCAATCCAATGAACTCCCAAATCCATGCAACAAAGAGTGGAGTGTACCATTGGACAAGTGCTTATAAACCAGAAGCTTTTCTTCCTCAACCACACAAAACCCCAAAAGGGGTGTCAAGTTTGGATGCCTTATCTGTCCTAATCGATTCATCTCCAACCGAAACTGCTTCTCACCAAGTTTACAAGTGTTAAGCCTCTTGATAGCTAAAGCTGACCCATCAGGAAGTACAGCCTTAAAAGTCGTCCCTGTTCTAGTCGAAATAATCACATTCTCTTGACTGAAATTGTTTGTAGCTGCCATTAAATCAGCCAACTTAACCTTCACAAGTGGTTTTTGAAACAAAGAAACTTGAGTAAGCCTATGAGCCCTCAACCTCTCAGCCCAATCATCATCTCTTCCAACACCATGCCCGCTCTTCCCTTTCTTACTCAATCTCAAATGGTACCACCACCAAAGCCCAAAAGCCAACAACAACGACGCTGCAGCACCAAAAACCCCAgcagctatgattatggcaagACTCTTCTTAGTCAACCCACCACACTTTCCCAAAGGCTTCCCACAAAGCCCACTATTCCCATCAAAATCCTCCTCAGAAAAACGATTAAGAGACGTAGGAATAGTACCCGTGAGTTGGTTCCTGGCCACAGAGAACTTCTTAAGCCTACCCAAGCTAGCAATTTCATAAGGTATAGTACCCGAAAGATGATTCTCCGAAAGCACCAACTCATTAAGGTACGAGCACTTTCCCAACTCAGGTGGGATAGAGCCAGAGAAACCATTGTTGGACAGATCCAAAGTAGTAATAAAAGGAACCCAATCACAGATCTGTGAAGGGATGGTACCAGAGAATTCGTTTCCACCTAGATCCAGCTTCTGAAGGCTGCCACAGTACTCCAGCGCCGGAGGTAGCTTACCCGAAAGCTTCATGTCCCTAAATTCGAGATTCAACACACGATTCTCCCGATCATTCCAACATGTAACGCCGACGAACTTGCATATAACTCCGACCGACGTGTTCTTAAAATCCCAATTAGACAGCTTCCCCTCAGGGTCCGACAATGACAGCTTGATCTCCTGTAAACACCTGACATCGTCTTCTGAAACTTTGGAATAACACCCGGAAAAGCTTAACCCAAAAATCGCAACCCATATAAGGAGAGCTTCTAATCCTTTCATGGCGAAAATAGAAAGCccctcaatattttttttttaaattcctttcaaaatttaaattatgggtCTTTGGGTAGTGAAGAAGACTCAAAGAACTGTCTACTTTGGGCGTATCATGGTTGGAGTTGGAGTTGGAGTTTGAAGATGGTGGAGGGTTGAACCGAAGAGCCCCATTGACTTTGGATTGGGATAAATTACCGGACAATCGCAGAAACAAaagaaatttattttcttcttattattattattaatattatcttTAGGGGTTCTTTTGTTTGTGATTTAATTAAATGTTTTTCTAAAGAATATTTTTCGATTTAATTAATAACTTTAGACTCTGTTTGGTTGAACAGAATAGCTGAAGAAAATGAGAGAATGGAGGATAGAAGAATAATAAGAGAGGAgactgatttttctttgaattgtTTGATGAGTATTAGTTACTAAGTTAACAATGAAGATTGCGACCAAAAAAAGTTAAGAATCAAGATAATTCACTCTATTTAGTATTAATATTTAAATCAAGTATTGGCTTCCTCATTCATTTTACAAATACAACTAACACATATCATCATTGGGCTTTTTTTTTTCCATGTATTGAAAATGTTATTACATCCAAATAGGGGTTTTTTTTACTCAACTAATTTCTTTTTAATAATGTTCACTTCTTTACCAATCTTTCCTCGTATCATTTTTGCCAACGTACCATTCTATCATATATATACCCTCCTCAATTAGTGTTTGCCAAACACAACTTAAGCTTGTGTTAAGAATGATAATTACGCCACAATTTCTTTGACTAAAAGATATAATTGTTGAAGGACTCTAATTGAAGGTATGTTTGACCAGCGTGATTACTTTTATGTGTTTGGTCCACAAAGAGTAATTTCTTCTTTTGCaccaaaaaaatgaaaatatatattaattagaaaagtataaattattctagttttattatttattattaattaataatttgtggGTCATATCAAAGCGGAATTGCCTTTTCTTGATGCTCAAACCAATCATGTTTGATGTTTCTTTATTTTGCATATACATTTTGGTGCAAAAGTAGAAATAATTAttcttgttttgtatttgtttttattttactagtaaattttgttaaattgtggctagggatgtaaatggggcgggtctgccctgccccgccccgccccgccccgtcCCGCAAACATTTGTCCCCGCCTTGCCCCGCTCCGATTAGTTTCTTGGAGCGGGGCGGGTCGCCCTGCCCCGGCTTAATCGGAGCGGGTCTATCCCGccccatttaacttttttttttttaagaaacattaaattataattttagaattttccacaagcctaaatattattttttattgtaatctttatattttacacttggtatcaactgcaccatcaaatattatattttgtttttttattttaaaattttcaaaataaatacaaaaataaggataaattatataaaacatatttttcaatatttataattgtctatatagaattaaaaatattataaaccacatataaaatgtcaattttacttactatgtatataagtagcatgagagaattgagttagagtataaaaaaaaaaaaatcgaggCGGGGCGTCCTCGCCCTGTTTAAATTCCTAGCGGGGCGGGGCGAATTCCGTCCCGTTTTTACCAGGGCAAAGATGCCCTGTCGGGTCGGGGCCCCGCCCTCCCCCGCCTCACCGCCCCATTTTTCCATGCCTAATTGTGGCTGTAACAAAAACTAAATTCTCAAATGAGTTTGCATTGCAAAGGTtttaaattggaaaaaaaaataggtTGTACAATTGAATGATTTAGTATTATCCGCTCATGTCCTTGTGtacttttctttgttttgttttgttttgtttaaaagtGTCAGTTTGTAATTGAAATTAAGTATAATTCAGAGTAATTACTTAATTTTGTCTGTTTATCTAATTATATAATTACATAATAAGTATGTAATTTGACCTGATTGAGGAACTACACTTACACTTAGCTCCCATAAAAATTGAGTGTAATTGCTAattaatatcaattttaaatcgtatttattatataatattatttttctgtATAATTACGAAATATTTTGTACAATTTAATAATAGGAATTCATATATAATTATCACTTGACAtccaaatatatttttaaaatatattataattactCAAATTTCTAAACATACCATAAACTTATATTGTTTACTATGTAATATGATTCATGACAAAATATTAGTAATGAATCAAAACTACTCGATATATATACACTAAATTATAATGTAACATAAATAGTTATGTTATTATATTTGGTAATTCATATTTGATGCTAAGAATTCCGTTGACCGAATTCCGTTGACCGAATAATTAGAAAGTCGAAcaaattagtttattttaaaatataatataattactcAAAtttcaaaacataccataaactTATGTTGTTTACTATGTAATATGATTCATGACAAAACTactcgatatatatatatataggataatttctttatagggcttcactttaagctctatcaATAGGATTTTCAGTATTTCTCGACCTGTGAATAGTTTTTGGCGCGACTTCTTTTATTACCGTGTATATTGTacctatttagagtatcctgcaaattttcagaaaattccgaatagtttacagtaccgaaaaataggttcaaacatgttgttttccacacccataaaaaaaattagtcacgcgtgcaataacatgtttaaacctagttttcggtactgtaaactattcagaattttctgaaaatttggaggatgctctaaatagatacaatatacatggtcataaaaaaaaatcgcacaaAAAACTATTCACAGGTTGTAAACACTAAGAGTCCTACCGGTAAGACTTAAAGAGAAGCCCCTTAAAAacattctcatatatatatatagttatgttataaTGTAACATAAATAGTTATGTTATTATATTTGGTAATTCATATTTGATGCTAAGAGTTCCGTTTACCGAATAATTGGAAAGTCAAACAAATTAGTTTATTTATTAACATTttaatatatatctcttctatataataagtgtgtagataacgaaaattcttagttttaacggttttttatttttttaaatgttaactttaacggaatattcttatatttaacagaatattcttatatttaacggtagtttgtaaatacttaaactttaataaaataaaataaataattaaaaaattaagataggatatttttgagatattttacaatgataattatttacaaataataaataattaaaaaaattaaaatagaatattttttagatattttacaatgataattatttaaaaataataaataattaaacaaattaaaataagatatttttgagatacttaaactttaataaaataaaataaataattaaaaaattaagataggatatttttgagatattttacaatgataattatttacaaataataaataattaaaaaaattaaaatagaatattttttagatattttacaatgataattatttaaaaataataaataattaaacaaattaaaataagatatttttgagatattttacaataataattatttaaaaataataaaatcatacattttataaattaaataaaatttaattaaacttaaacttacttattagaataatatcatattaaacatataatataatctattgtcaattaacaacaaattgtttttaaaaaaaaaatagcaagaacgtataatatttaatattacattaaacatataatatataatctattgttgtcactcccaaatttaaaaattagaacaaacataaacttaaacataaataaataaaatatttaattaaaatatgatatttagttgaaatttatatgacattaatataaatttaataaaaataattaataaattttatatataaaactaagcaaacatgtatattgcacgttgcttgtatctagtatatatatatatatatatatatatgtgtcgaCAATGTTGAACTTACAAAGCACGATGAAAAGTCATGCAACGAGTTTCATTATAATATGACCAAAAGGGTTTAATAGTACCATTAATTATTAACCGTATATAATTAGTAGccttatttgaatatatgttatgtactTAAAAAATTTATACTTTCTTTCTACTTAAAACTTTCCCATCATCCTTCTTTGAAACAAAAATGGAAACCAACTTTAAATTGTCTTCTTTTAATTTATACATGGAATATAttcaacaaataaaataaattatatatgggaatatattcaataaatatatattatacataaactTTTATACtataaaatgttatattattttataatataatgttagattaaataatatgaaaatttGTTTGTTACACTTTGTAACATAAAATTAAGAGTTACAAATGTTGGAGATATGACTATACAAACTTTGAATAATACAAGGAAAATAACACAAATAAGAACAAGTCCTTTAAGTTGTAAAACATTGGTTACATAAAAttacaagtctatgattttatttGAATCAACAAATGTAACAAAGGTTTGACATAAATTgaaatttgttgtccaaaaatctctattcctagcctcctctTTGAGATTGCTTGAAGTTACTACAATAAAATGAGATTGGGATTTAAAATCCTTGAATCTACATGCAAGTCAAGTTTTCTTGATAAAGATCTTAGAGAAAACTAGTAATTTGAGAGCTAGAGAAAGAatgttttagagagagagagatgtgaaTGATCACTCCACCCAAAAACTCAAATGACCCCCTtaaaatagtataggaacccttattgttatattattttaaataatataatgttatattaaataatgtgacataatgtgatttttcacacaaatatgatttgtcacaccttgtaacatattgtCAAGAGTCACAAAATTTGACACATGTAtatgcccaaatgtgacatattttggagttacaaaaacaattacaaatttgtaactcccaaatattacccaataatgtgtagatttgatattacagattttgatttgaatttctcaaaatcATAAGAGATATGTtaaagatgtgattttaactctcataatgtgtatggaagttacaaaatcaagtgagaatgaatttggaacgttttggaaaatttggaaaattggtagctgaaaaaacgtcttgggTCGCAGCCAGTGTTTTTCAGGTcgcggcccaagaggcagaaAAACATCGTGGGGCGCGGCCAGTGTTTTCAGGCCGTGGCCAGAgtggctgacaacattttccaaacttcggttttatccaattttgaacgtttccaacagccaagtaactctcaaatctctattttaattccataaacatctaattaatcattggtaacagccatgtgggttggtggaatttgaaatttaaaggatgtctcaaaactctataaatagaagtctaatgctcacttgtatgacacaccgttttctatccacaaagcacttggctggaaaatacatcatagaggcttgataattccagagagctatttccttga
It encodes the following:
- the LOC133818068 gene encoding CLAVATA3/ESR (CLE)-related protein 25, which encodes MDKIRREKTAAAMGSGSVSGRGKVVLRVFVGALFLLGTFWFLLVGIISNHHVHATKTVSIGSVSSSTEMLKHWKWNGRDRTSLHWDTNLIYVSKRRVPNGPDPIHNRRVVTTRQPPGRV
- the LOC133818069 gene encoding inactive LRR receptor-like serine/threonine-protein kinase BIR2, which produces MKGLEALLIWVAIFGLSFSGCYSKVSEDDVRCLQEIKLSLSDPEGKLSNWDFKNTSVGVICKFVGVTCWNDRENRVLNLEFRDMKLSGKLPPALEYCGSLQKLDLGGNEFSGTIPSQICDWVPFITTLDLSNNGFSGSIPPELGKCSYLNELVLSENHLSGTIPYEIASLGRLKKFSVARNQLTGTIPTSLNRFSEEDFDGNSGLCGKPLGKCGGLTKKSLAIIIAAGVFGAAASLLLAFGLWWWYHLRLSKKGKSGHGVGRDDDWAERLRAHRLTQVSLFQKPLVKVKLADLMAATNNFSQENVIISTRTGTTFKAVLPDGSALAIKRLNTCKLGEKQFRLEMNRLGQIRHPNLTPLLGFCVVEEEKLLVYKHLSNGTLHSLLHGFGSSLDWPTRFRIALGAARGLAWLHHGCHPPIIHQNICSNVILIDEDFDSRIMDFGLARLMTSDSHESSFVNGDLGELGYVAPEYPSTMVASLKGDAYGFGVVLLELVTGQKPLEVNTGDESYKGKLVDWVNQLTSSGRIKDVTDKTLLGKGYEEEIMQFLKIACNCVVSRPKDRWSMYQVYQSLKSMNKDRGLSEQDDEFPLIFGKQEND